A region from the Aegilops tauschii subsp. strangulata cultivar AL8/78 chromosome 5, Aet v6.0, whole genome shotgun sequence genome encodes:
- the LOC109763809 gene encoding uncharacterized protein isoform X1 has protein sequence MPAPPPPAGGRRRWRHRLSPTLARDRCYARAFRSAGLRQAAVPLPDGAVVHFWLPRPDPALHPVLLLHGFGANATWQWAPFLRPLLAAGLAPFVPDLVFFGNSASPAADRSPAYQAASVAAAMAALPGVPQRYSVVGVSYGGFVAYHLAHAFPAVVERLVLVAAGVCLEEADLASGLFAVDDISEAASLLLPQRPEDLRRLVELTFCKPPKFMPSCFIRDYIRVMCTENVKEKTELLYALISGRKLSDLPKINQQTLIIWGEQDRVFPLELGLRLKRHLGDTSELTIVKDAGHAINREKPAELCRLIKNYIIDSSVKYRDDRKQGCWKFALRRFAGSSLRKVDSSRPLI, from the exons ATGCCCGCGCCACCACCGCCggccggcggacggcggcggtggaggcacCGGCTGAGCCCCACGCTCGCGCGGGACCGCTGCTACGCCCGCGCCTTCCGCTCCGCCGGCCTCCGCCAGGCCGCCGTGCCGCTCCCCGacggcgccgtcgtccacttcTGGCTCCCGCGCCCCGACCCGGCGCTCCACCCCGTGCTCCTCCTCCACGGCTTCGGCGCCAACGCCACCTGGCAGTGGGCCCCCTTCCTCCGcccgctcctcgccgccggcctcGCCCCTTTCGTGCCGGACCTCGTCTTCTTCGGCAACTCCGCCTCCCCTGCCGCCGACAGATCCCCCGCCTACCAGGCCGCCTCCGTCGCAGCCGCCATGGCCGCCCTCCCCGGCGTGCCGCAGAGGTACAGCGTCGTCGGCGTCAGCTACGGCGGCTTCGTGGCCTATCACCTCGCCCACGCCTTCCCCGCCGTGGTGGAGCGGCTCGTGCTCGTCGCTGCGGGTGTGTGCCTCGAGGAGGCCGACCTGGCGTCAGGGCTGTTCGCCGTGGACGACATCTCGGAGGCGGCCAGCCTGCTGCTGCCGCAGCGGCCGGAGGATCTGAGGAGGTTGGTGGAGCTCACCTTCTGCAAACCGCCAAAGTTCATGCCGTCCTGCTTCATCAGGGATTACATCAGG GTTATGTGTACTGAAAATGTGAAAGAAAAGACCGAGTTGTTATATGCCTTGATCAGTGGTAGGAAGCTTTCGGACCTTCCTAAAATTAACCAG CAAACCTTGATAATTTGGGGAGAGCAAGACAGGGTTTTCCCATTAGAACTTGGCTTACGGTTGAAAAG ACATTTGGGGGATACATCGGAATTAACCATTGTCAAGGATGCTGGCCATGCCATAAACCGTGAAAAGCCTGCAGAGCTTTGCAGACTTATAAAGAACTACATCATCGATTCCTCTGTCAAATACAGGGATGATCGCAAG
- the LOC109763809 gene encoding uncharacterized protein isoform X2, translated as MLPGSPNRPTSPPADTADPRPPATGMPAPPPPAGGRRRWRHRLSPTLARDRCYARAFRSAGLRQAAVPLPDGAVVHFWLPRPDPALHPVLLLHGFGANATWQWAPFLRPLLAAGLAPFVPDLVFFGNSASPAADRSPAYQAASVAAAMAALPGVPQRYSVVGVSYGGFVAYHLAHAFPAVVERLVLVAAGVCLEEADLASGLFAVDDISEAASLLLPQRPEDLRRLVELTFCKPPKFMPSCFIRDYIRVMCTENVKEKTELLYALISGRKLSDLPKINQQTLIIWGEQDRVFPLELGLRLKRHLGDTSELTIVKDAGHAINREKPAELCRLIKNYIIDSSVKYRDDRKGCWKFALRRFAGSSLRKVDSSRPLI; from the exons ATGCTGCCAGGTTCCCCAAACAGACCCACCAGTCCACCAGCTGATACGGCAGATCCCCGGCCTCCGGCGACCGGCATGCCCGCGCCACCACCGCCggccggcggacggcggcggtggaggcacCGGCTGAGCCCCACGCTCGCGCGGGACCGCTGCTACGCCCGCGCCTTCCGCTCCGCCGGCCTCCGCCAGGCCGCCGTGCCGCTCCCCGacggcgccgtcgtccacttcTGGCTCCCGCGCCCCGACCCGGCGCTCCACCCCGTGCTCCTCCTCCACGGCTTCGGCGCCAACGCCACCTGGCAGTGGGCCCCCTTCCTCCGcccgctcctcgccgccggcctcGCCCCTTTCGTGCCGGACCTCGTCTTCTTCGGCAACTCCGCCTCCCCTGCCGCCGACAGATCCCCCGCCTACCAGGCCGCCTCCGTCGCAGCCGCCATGGCCGCCCTCCCCGGCGTGCCGCAGAGGTACAGCGTCGTCGGCGTCAGCTACGGCGGCTTCGTGGCCTATCACCTCGCCCACGCCTTCCCCGCCGTGGTGGAGCGGCTCGTGCTCGTCGCTGCGGGTGTGTGCCTCGAGGAGGCCGACCTGGCGTCAGGGCTGTTCGCCGTGGACGACATCTCGGAGGCGGCCAGCCTGCTGCTGCCGCAGCGGCCGGAGGATCTGAGGAGGTTGGTGGAGCTCACCTTCTGCAAACCGCCAAAGTTCATGCCGTCCTGCTTCATCAGGGATTACATCAGG GTTATGTGTACTGAAAATGTGAAAGAAAAGACCGAGTTGTTATATGCCTTGATCAGTGGTAGGAAGCTTTCGGACCTTCCTAAAATTAACCAG CAAACCTTGATAATTTGGGGAGAGCAAGACAGGGTTTTCCCATTAGAACTTGGCTTACGGTTGAAAAG ACATTTGGGGGATACATCGGAATTAACCATTGTCAAGGATGCTGGCCATGCCATAAACCGTGAAAAGCCTGCAGAGCTTTGCAGACTTATAAAGAACTACATCATCGATTCCTCTGTCAAATACAGGGATGATCGCAAG